A window from Xiphophorus maculatus strain JP 163 A chromosome 17, X_maculatus-5.0-male, whole genome shotgun sequence encodes these proteins:
- the snrpf gene encoding small nuclear ribonucleoprotein F, with protein sequence MSLPLNPKPFLNGLTGKPVMVKLKWGMEYKGYLVSVDGYMNMQLANTEEYVDGALAGHLGEVLIRCNNVLYIRGVEEEEEDGEMRE encoded by the exons ATG AGTTTACCTCTGAATCCGAAGCCTTTCCTCAACGGCCTGACAGGAAAACCTGTGATGGTGAAGCTGAAGTGGGGGATGGAGTATAAAGGCTACCTGGTGTCTGTGGATGGATACATGAACATGCAG TTGGCGAACACAGAGGAGTACGTTGATGGAGCGTTGGCAGGGCATCTTGGTGAAGTGCTGATCAG aTGCAACAATGTCTTGTACATCCGAGGtgtggaagaggaggaagaagatggaGAAATGAGAGAGTAA